The nucleotide window TGGTTTCCTCGGCGGGATGAAATCCGCTTGTCTGTTCGTTCCCTCGTCAgccttttccccttttttACCACCCCATCGTGCGCAGAATGAACGTACTTGtacatctccctccccttcctctccacccaaGGCGTCTTCTCCGgatccctcacccccaacaccatcagcccctccctcaccccatAAGGCGGATCACACACAATCccatcaaacaccctccccctcaccccatccccatcactcCCTAGTTCTTGTTTCCTAATCGGACTATTCGTCAAATCAGCCGTGAAcgtcccccccaacctccccaaaagcCCATACTGCTCAAAATTCCCCCTTAGCGTCTTtctccccccatcacccctgATACTCCTCCCATCAATATCACTCCCCAACGCCACCGCCCCAAACTCGGCAACCGCGATAGGAAACGACCCCGTCCCACAAAACGGATCATAAAATAACTTCCCCGGCCCGGCAAGCGCAATATTGGCTGTGATGAGCGCTAATTCGGCGTCCATGCTTGTGGTGGAGATATACCTCCTCTTTTTCAAATCCAGTTTCTTTGGTAGGTCACGGAGGGAGGAGCCGAGGTAGCGGGTGAAGTACAAGTGGTTAGGCTCTGGTATTCCCAAAGGGGTGGAGTTGAAGGGCCAGAGTTCGTGGAGGGTGAATTCTTGGTCGGGGTGGCGCATTTTGATTGGGCCCATGAAGCCGAGGtaggagaaggagttgatgatggagacTTTTTGATCCGAGGTTCGGGAGCCTTGGTAGGAGTCGAGGGTGAATttgaaggagcaggagagatAGGAGggccagagggaggaggtggtggatttcACGGCGGCGTGGACCGAAGCGAGGTCGGGGCCGTGGCCCCAGAGCTCGTGGATGGACATTGCGAGGATGGAGCGGCGGATTAGACGGCGGGCAAGGGTGGCTGtgttgatgggaggggaggaaggggggaggcggattATGCAGAAGGGGGACTGGGAGGGGGCGGTTAGTAGgggtttttgagggggggcAGGATAGGCTTACGTCTAGGCTGTAGGATACGACTTCCATGTCGATTCGTTCGAGAACGGCTAGGGCTTGCAGCTCAGGGAGACGGAAGGTCTCGTGAGACTGGGAGAAACGGATGAGATATTCCATTTTTTCAAGTGTGTGAGTGTGAGGGGTCGACAGGGTGTTTTGATCTTTGAGGAATTCCTCTTCTATATGGTGTTACAAGATAAGTTATCTTATGGCAGATGCATATTTCGACCAACAGAATATGCTGAATTTGGCGTATAAATGTTTTCACTCCAAAAGTCAAATGCACACAGTTTTGACTCACTTGAAGTTTTACACTCAAGTTTGAAGAGGACCCGAAGAAGTGGTCTTGGGCTGGTCTGAAAGCACACCGGGGTGCATCTAGCTTG belongs to Podospora bellae-mahoneyi strain CBS 112042 chromosome 6, whole genome shotgun sequence and includes:
- a CDS encoding hypothetical protein (EggNog:ENOG503NW55; COG:L; BUSCO:EOG09262GNE) produces the protein MEYLIRFSQSHETFRLPELQALAVLERIDMEVVSYSLDSPFCIIRLPPSSPPINTATLARRLIRRSILAMSIHELWGHGPDLASVHAAVKSTTSSLWPSYLSCSFKFTLDSYQGSRTSDQKVSIINSFSYLGFMGPIKMRHPDQEFTLHELWPFNSTPLGIPEPNHLYFTRYLGSSLRDLPKKLDLKKRRYISTTSMDAELALITANIALAGPGKLFYDPFCGTGSFPIAVAEFGAVALGSDIDGRSIRGDGGRKTLRGNFEQYGLLGRLGGTFTADLTNSPIRKQELGSDGDGVRGRVFDGIVCDPPYGVREGLMVLGVRDPEKTPWVERKGREMYKQADFIPPRKPYGFLAMLDDILQFAAQTLVDNGRVAFWMPTANDEEQEMPVPSHPYLETLSVSTQVFNKWSRRLICYRRIPDKDVDSAAVKAREERKLVGKTADELNPFRKAYFEGFQTPPATTGTSTPVAPATETPPPN